The following DNA comes from Picosynechococcus sp. PCC 7003.
GCCTCGGCGAAAATCTAAAACAGCAGATCGTTTTACTCAATCCCAATCCTGGCCTCACCCCAACACCAGAGGTTGCTGATCTCTTTTGGTGGACAGAAGCGCCAACCATGCCAGGGGCTACGCATCTAAAATAAAACCAGAGTCAGCAAGGATTTTAAGTAAAAAACCATTGTCCATGGCAGCCTTGTAACGCTTCATGGTGAGGCTGGTTTGAGAAGTCTCCTGACGAAGCAGATTCAACGTGAACCGCCTCATTAGGCTCATATTACGAGCCGAATGACCTTGGCGAATTCGAGAATTATCTTCTCCAAAGACCACGTCAAGACACCAATGAAGCTGATTTTCAATTCCCCAGTGATTGCGAATATGACTGGCAAACTCCTGATTTGTCGCTTCTATAGAACTGATAAAGAAGCGGATTTCGTGAGTAGTCTTATGCCAAAGTTGACGAGTTCCTTCCACAATGACGATGGTACGGAGTTGCTGCCAAGGCTCCCGTAACTCTTGAGGCAAAACATGAGATGCTGGAATTTGCCAGATTGTTCTGGTTTCTAGACGCTGATGTCCCTTCTCCGTCTGATGCCATCCCGTTTCTCGCCATTCTTTGGCAGATTCTCTTTGCTTTTCAAACCCAGGTTTTTTACTGCTTTAAACAATCTACCCTGGTTGCCCTTGAGAGCCAGAATATAGTCTGCTTTAGCTTGACAAATCTGTTGGGCGATTTTCTTTTGAGTGCCCATGGCATCGATGGTCACAATACATCCTTTGAGCTCTAGTTGTGCGAGTAGTTGAGGAATGGCTGTAATTTCATTGGATTTTGTTTCCACAGCCTCTTGTCCTAACACTAGACGAGATGACGTTGCCCAAGCACTGACCAGTTGTAGGTCTTTAATGCCTTTTTCCCTATCGTAGGAGCCTCGTGAAGCTTTTCCATCTATGGCAATGACCTGAGCTGAGAGCTTTCCTGCTATTGTCCCTACCCAGTTGCGAAATTCTGCTTCTAATTGTTCTGAGTCTAATCTGGCAAATACCCTGGCAAAAGTATCATGGGAGGGGATGCCGTTGGGCAACTCGAGAAATTGCCTGAGCCATTCTTCTTTGGAATTTCCATAGGTTTCGATTCCTACCCAACTATCGGCTCCTGATATAGTGGCAAAAAGAGCGATAACGATGATATCGACTAAGTAGTGTGCCCGTGTACGTTCTACTCTTGGGTCTTCTATTTCTCCAAAGTGCTTGTCAATACTGGCTTTGAGAACTTCGTTGTTAAATAGGGATGCCATTCTTTTCACATTTTTCCTCTTTCCTCCTTTCTACACCTTTTTTTAGATGCGTAGCCCCTGCCAACCATGCCCTAACCACCGCTAATTTTCGCCTTGTAACCTTGATCAAGGAGGAATGCGAGAATCGACTGGCGGTGATCCCCTTGAATTTCCAGGGTATTGTCTTTAAGGGTGCCACCGGAGCCGCATTTATTTTTTAGCTGCTTTAAGAGTTTTTGTAACGTCTCTGGGGAATGTTGTAATCCTGCAATCACAGTCACAGTCTTGCCCTTACGACCAGAACGGCTCGCTTGGATGCGGGGACTTTGTTGTTGGGGCGGCAGATCGATAATCTCCGGGGTATCGTCTGCGACGGTGTTACCAAATTCTTGATAGACAACTTTTTTGCGTGCCATCGTTCAAATTCAATCGCTTGGGTGTACTTGTCCATAGCTTACGGGTTTTATGGTTCGTTGCGTCATTACCCGTTTAAAAATCATACCGACCACAAAAAAAGAGCGACAGGGCCGCCCTTGGTGAACTGGATTCCATCAATATCCTTGTGGTGGGCCAGGTACAGCCCGAGAAAACTTGACCAAAACTGCTTTCAGGAAAGAGAAAAATGGTGTGGTAAAACCCAACAGAGAATCGGGGTCAAAATTATAAACGCAACCGTAAAAATCCCAATAATTTCAACAGCGAGAAGTCCTTCATTCATGGCGATCGCCTCTTAAATGTGACGAATTAATCACATCTTCAGTGTAACCTGACTTTCCTAGCCGCCGAACCGGACTCTTAGCCTGAAATCAGGACCGTAACGCCAATGAGCGCCACCACCAGTACACCTCCTAAAATACCAATAACCAGCAAATTTTTTTGTTCTTTGGCTGTTTTTGCCTCTGCTTGGTACATTTTGGGCTCTTGGGCAAAATTATTCAGCTTACCGTCTTCATCTTCCATGTAGCGCATGGTGGCTCCTTCAAATTTGTCAATCTTTAAATCCCCAGGGGATTCGATCATCATAGGAACCTAACTTTATAGCTATCAATAAAACTCAACAAAAGTTAAGCTGCCTAAGCACCCATGCCAGAGTAATGTTTCAAACCTTTGCGCCAAAAGTAGCGATTAAGACCATAGAAAATCAGGCTCCAAACGCCCATGACAATGAAGCCTTCGGTGAGGCGCACCGGCAACCCCATTAAAATCGCTGAAGGAAAATACACCACATAGGGAAAAGGGGTCAACAGGGCAATTTCCTTCATTAAAGGGGGAAAGGTTTCGAGGGGAGCGATATAGCCAGACAGGAAAATATAAAACAAAAACCAAATTTGTTCGATGGCACTGGCCCGTTCCACCCAAAAAGCCGCCATAGCAAAAGTGTATTGCAACAGAAAACGAAGACCAAAGGCGATCGCCGCTGTGAGAATACAGAGCAACACCTGGGTTAGACTCGGTACCCAAAAAGCTTGGGGATAAAGGGCGAAAAACAAGAGTACCAGGGCAATACTAAAGGGCAAGCGCGCAAACCGTTCTGACACATGGCTCGCAAAGTGCCGCCAGACGGGGTCAATGGGCTGGAGCAGGGCAAAGGACAGTTTTCCCTGGGAGACTTCCTTTTCAAATTCCCAGATTACCCAGACGAGGGTCAGTTGGCGAATAAAAAAGACAGCGATAAAGTAGCGGGCGAATTCAATCGCAGACAGGGGCAACTCTACTTGGTTGGAGGCTTCTGTCCACACCCCCAACAGGATAATCGGCAAGGATGAGTTGAGCACCCAAAAAAATAGCTCGGCCCGATATTCCACCATGTAGGCATAGTAGGTGGTGAATAAAACCTGTGCTTTTCGGAACGGCGATCGCACCATAGTCTCCTAGAAAAAAGTCGCTTTTATCATAGGCTGAAAGTTTAACCTATGGCCGAGTTTTGTACCCCGCAGAAAAGTCTGAGCCATTTGTGTTATGGTCAAAAAAGAAGTTTAAGTAATCACCATAAAATCCGATGCGCATCAAAAGTTGGGAAAGTCCCCGGCGTCGGGGTCGTAATGACAAAGGCAAAGGCGGCGCGGCTCGTCAACGGCAACTGAAAAAACGCAATAAAATGCTCAAAAACAAGCTCAAGGGCAATGACCACGGAGGGGAAATTCATCCCCTCTTTTTTATGGCTTCTACGACCCACTCAGATAACAATTAACGAGGCGATCGCCCCCGGTTAATTTCACCAGTCTTTGTCCCGCGCTATCCTTTTCAGCCAAGTTAAATTTACTTAAGGGCAACAGGTCGAGATTTTCTTGGGCATCTTTTACTAGTAGGGAGTCCTGCTGATCGGGCACAAAGAGATCCAGCAAGAGGTCTGTTTTCGACTCAAAACGCATTACATGGTTGCCCATATCGCCCCGTTTACCAAGCCGTAAGCTGCTGGCGGCTAATTTTTTGCCGTAACCTTCTTCGGAAATCAGATAAAGTTCACTGTTTCGCTGGCAGGGCACACAGGCGACAATTTGTTCGTTAAATCGCAGGCGGAGGGCTTGGTTCCCTTGGGAAGTGCGACCCATGACGGGAATTTCGGAGTCGTTGACGGGTAAATGTAAAACGCGTCCACTGCTGACGGCGATCGCCACCTGATCTCCCCCTTTGACAAAGCAAGCAAATTTGAGGGTGTCCTTGTCTTTGAGCTTAATCAGACTCAAACCACGGCTGGTAAAACTGTCTAATTCCACCGCTGGTAAACGCTTAATTCGTCCCTGGGCCGTAAGTAACAGTAAATCGTATGCTGCTAAATTATCGGGCAGCAAAAACTGGGTAATGGGTTGATGATTGTCTCGTAGGGCGTGATCCGGCAATAAATCAACTAATTGGGATTTATCTCGCTGCTCTTGGTAGGGCAAATCGGCGATCGCCACCGGAAAGGCTTTCCCTTGATCGGTGCAGACAATTAAATTTTCCTGGCTGCCAATCTGCGCCTTAAAAATAGTCGGTTCCTCATCCAATAACCCCGCATCATCATTGCCCCAGTACACCCCCCCCGACGCGGCGATCGCCACATGGGAAGTCTCCGTCAATTGCGGCAGCAATGTGAGGGCAGGCTCCTCTTTTTTGCGGGATTTTCGTTTTTTCTTCGGGGTTTCTGGTGCGGCGGCGGGATCAGCATTGGCCGGAGCAGATTTCGCCTCTGGTGCTGGGGTCTCCGGTAAACGGGTACGACGCGGATCGGCAAATTTTCGTTTTAAACTGCGCAATTCCCGCTTGAGTGCCTTTAACAACTCATGGCGATCGCCCAACAGTTTATTCAATTTGGCAATTTCTGTAGTCAGTTCTGCAAATTCCTGTTCCAGTTTTTGGCGTTCCAAACCCGTTAAGCGCCGCATGGGCATTGCTAAAATTGCATCGGACTGACTTTCACTAAACCCCAGTTCTCCTTGGAACTGCTGTTTTGCTGTGGTGCCATCCGCCGCGTTGCGCAAAATTTCAATAACTGCGTCCAAATTATTCAGCGCGAGCAATAACCCCTCCACCGAATGTTGTCGGGTTTCCTTTTGGGCCAACTCATACTCATACTGACGGGTGAGGGTCTCGACGCGAAATTTAAGGAATTCCTGCAAAATCGCTTTTAATGATAACTGACGGGGCTGATTATCCACTAGAGATAACAAAATCGCCCCAAAATTCGACTGGAGCGCCGTTTTTTTATAGAGCAGTTTCAAAATCTGTTCCGGTTCTGCATCCCGCTTCAGTTCAATCACCACCCGCATCCCTTGGCGATCGCTCTCATCCCGAATATCCGAAATCCCCGAAATTTTGCCATCGTTCACCAGATCCGCCAACTTTTCGATCCAGCCTGCCTTATTCACTTGGTAAGGCAGTTCCGTCACCACTAGCGCATTCACATCCCGTTTTCGTTTCTTACCCACCTGCAGCACTTCCAAGTGGACAATGCCCCGCATCGGAATAATTCCTCGTCCCGTCCGGTAAGCGTCACGTACCCCAGCGAGATCAACGATCTCACCTCCCGTCGGAAAATCCGGTGCCGGGATCACTTCCCATAATTTTTCATCTTCAATGTCAGGCCGATCAATCAGGGTAATCAACCCATCCACCACTTCCCCTAAATTGTGCGGCGGCATATTCGTGGCCATGCCCACCGCAATCCCCGATGAACCGTTCAGCAACAGCACTGGCAACTGCACTGGTAAGACAACAGGCTCTTGCTGAGACCCATCGAAATTGTCCGTAAAATCAACGATATCTTCGCTAATCTGCGCCAACATCGCCTCAAAACTGAGGGGTGATAACCGTGTTTCGGTATAACGCATCGCCGCTGGCGGATCATTATCAATGGAGCCAAAATTTCCATGGCCTGCCAACAACGGATAGCGCGTTGAAAAATCCTGTACCAACCGTACCAAGGCATCATAAACGGACTGATCGCCATGGGGATGGTACTTCCCCAACACATCCCCGACGACCCGCGCACATTTCCGGTAAGGACGATCCGGACTTAAGCCTAACTCATACATTGCATACAAAATTCGGCGATGCACTGGTTTAAGGCCGTCCCGCACATCTGGCAAGGCGCGTCCAACGATCACACTCATCGCATATTCCAGATAGGACTGTTCCATTTCCACATGGAGCGCTGTTGGGATAATGTGACCGGACTGGAGCAGATCAAGTTGTTGTGCCATGAATTTATGCTAGTTGGACAATAATGGAGAACGCTGTTTTCAAGGAATATACTGTTGATTCTTAAATCTTTACAAGCGTTTGCATCTTTTTCACCATAAAGGCATAGGGTTCTCTGTCGCAAAAAACATTGTTATGGATTCGCCTTGCTTTGGGTAAAAATAAATTATGCGATGTCTTTAATTTAAGGGTGTGATAGTCAAGGCGGCAGAGATGATATATTGTGCTTCTGCTTAGCGACCCGAAAGACTCAGTTATTACGCCACAATGAATGTCAGAGTTGATTGTTTGCAGTTATCCCTAATCTCAAGAAAGTAGTTATGGCCACAATATTGATAGTTGAAGATGATCCGATTAATGTGCGTGTTTTCAGCACGATTTTGAAAAAGCGAGGCCAGTTTGAGGTGCTCTGCTCTGAGGATGTCGGGGAAATTATGGCCTTAACGTCAGCGGGAAAGGTTGATCTGGTGATGATGGACGTCTCTTTGACGGCGAGCCTCTATGAAGGGGAGTCAGTTGATGGGATTCGGATTACCCAAATGCTTAAGGCGGATCCCCAGACGAAGAACATTCCAGTTATTTTAGTGACGGCCCACGCAATGCAAGGCGATCGCGAAACGTTTCTCAGCAAGAGTGGGGCTGAGGATTATATTTCTAAGCCAGTGGTTAATTATGATGATTTTTTGCAGCAGATTCGTCGCCTGATTGGGGAGTAAAACTTGGCGATCGCCTTTTTTGAGATTTAGCAAAAATCCGTTACGTCCAACACTCTACAACACCTGTGATCGCAGTAGGGCGACGGGCAGATAAACCATTTTCTTCGCCGTCGGCACATAGGCACGGCGGTTAAAAACATCGTAGTCGTTTTTCTCGATGATATCGAGGATCCCTTGGTACAGCATCAAGGCAGACCACACCGGCCAACGGGCATCGGGGTGGAGGGCTCGAATCCCCCGCTCGGCAATTTGATAATAGTGGCGGGCCCGCTTAATTTGGAATTTCATCAGCGATCGCCACCGCTCATCAATCACTCCAGCAAACAAATCCTTTTCAGAATAATTAAATAGCGCTAAATCTTCTAGGGGAAGGTAAATGCGACCGCGACCCCGGTCTTCCCCCACATCCCTGAGAATATTTGTTAATTGGTTGGCAATCCCAAGGGCGATCGCCTCCTCTGTTGGCATTTGAGCCTGAATTTGACTATTCCAGGGAGCCGTATTTGTGCGATTTTCTAAACCCATAACCGCTCCGGACATCAGACCCACCGTTCCAGCGACTCGATAGCAATAAAGCTCTAGGTCTTCAAACGTTTCATAGCGACTCCGGTACAAATCCATGCGCTGCCCAGCAATCATGTCCCGAAAGGGCTGGATATCGAGGGGGAAACGGTTCAAGCTGTCCACCAGAGCCACATCTGGATCCGCAACCGGTTGCCCCGCAAATACAGATTCAAGATCCCGTTCCCACTGATCGAGGGTTTCTGGGGTGGTATTGACTGCCTCTGGCCCATCAACCAGTTCATCGGTGCGGCGACACCAGACATAAATGGCCCAAATCGCCTCGCGCTTTTCCTTGGGCATGAGGAGAGTGCCTAGGTAAAACGTCTTAGAATACATCGCCGTAACAGTACGACAATATTCGTAGGCCTCTTCACGGGAAATGAAGGATGAGGCAGTGGGTGGAGAAGGTTGAAGTCTAGACAATTGCAGCATGCGTTGCGGGCGAAGTGTCTGGGGAGTCGTTTCCGGGCCTCCCCGTGGGCAAAAAAAGCCATAATGATTGTCGCATTGTACGAGTCAAATGGGAAATTAATCTTAATTTTGTCAAGAAGTCTCCCACAGACTGATTTTATGCGGCAACGGAAACAGTGGTGGCCTGGTCAGCAAGGGTGGTTTCAGCCGCTTTAGCAACGGCTTGGGCGGTGAGTTTCCCGGAGAGGACAGCTCCTTCCATGCTGGCGAGATAGCGCTGCATTGTGTAGTCCCCAGTGAGGAAGAAGTTGGAGATGGGCGTCTCTTGGGAAGGACGGTGATCTTGGCGACCGGGGGTTGACTTGTAGACAGAGCGGGGGGTTTTCACCACATGGTACTTCAAAAGCTTGGCTTGATTATCGCCCGTAAAGTCATCGGGGAAGAGTTGTTTTAATTCTTCCATGGTGGCGGCGATGATCTCTTCGTCGGACTTGCTGATCCAGTCTTTTGCGGGGGCTAAGACCAACTCCAACATGGATTTGTCGCTATAGTAACCACGGCAAGTATTACTCATGTCGGCATAGACGCTAAGGAGGGGCGATCGCGAGAAAAGGAGGTGATCCACATCGGTTAATTTGCGATCAAACCACATATGCAGGTTGATGACCGGAACTCCTTCGAGGCCATCCAGTTTCTGGAAAAAGGGCATTTCTTTCCAGGGGTTCGGCAACATTACCTTGAGTGGATCGACGGGCATTGCTGAAACGTAGGCATCGGCGGCAAAAAATTCGTCTTCGGCCCCATTTAAGCCGCGCAGGAGAAAGCCTTTTACAGAACCGTCATCGTTGAGTTGAATTTCCTTGAGGGGACGATTGAGATGAACTTCGCCGCCCCGCTCGGTGATGTAGTCCACAATGGGTTGGCATAAACGCTCTGTGGGGGAGCCATCGAGGAACGCCATTTTCGAGCCGTTCTTTTCTTGGAGGAAGCGGTTCAGGGCGGTGAGCAAAATGGTGGCAGAAATTTCGTCGGGGTTGATAAAGTTCAGCGCCTTAGACATGGCGATAAAAACTTCCTTTTCGACCCGTTCTGGAATGCCCTGTTTTTTCATCCATTCGGACCAGGAATATTGATCCATTTCTTCGACATATTTTTGACCTTGGACCATCGCCGGAATTAAGCCGATGCCAAATTTGATTTTTTCTTCCCAGGTGAGCATGTCGTTGTTGCGGAGGATGGCAAACACGCCGTTGATGGGAGCGGGCAGATCGGGAAAGTCAAACCGGGAATAGGTTCCGGGGGCATCGGGTTGGTTGAAGATCATCGTGTGTTCTTTCCACTGCAGACGATCTTCGATGTCGAGTTCTTTGAATAGTTGGAGCATATTGGGATAAGCGCCGAAAAAGATATGTAGACCAGTTTCATACCAGTCACCATCTTCGTCTTGCCATGCGGCGACTTTGCCACCGAGAACGTCTCTTCTTTCGAGGACAATCGGAGTATGTCCTGCATCAACAAGGTATTTCGCACAGGATAATCCTGCTAATCCGGCTCCGGCGATCGCAACTCGCATGGTGAAGGGCTTCCTACTCTAACGAACGACAACTAAAAATTAGCTGTTGTTCATTATACTTTGCAATTCGTTACATTTGCGTTTTTCTCCAGAAATCCCTTGATTTTCAACAAAATCAACCGTCTGATTTGTCGCAAGGGCGATCGCCTTTATGCGGCCCTCAGTTATCTACATCGGGAAAAATAGGGTCGGGAACCAACTGCGGTGCAACAAATCGCTGGCATAGCTATGCACCGTGAGTTCCAGGAGTTGATTGCGGGGTTTGCTGGCGATGGCGATCGCACTGATATCTTCTTTGACGGCAATATCAAGGGTTTCACTGAGGGGATTGCCAATTTTAACGGCGGTTTTGACCGTCAGTCCCAGGGCTTCTAGCTCTTCTTTGACCTTCGCCAGTTTTTCCTCGGCCTCCTTTTGCAGATATTCAATCTGAATCCGCTGGATACCAGAATTATCGAGGACAGACAACAAAAAACAATTGGCGATCGCCCCTTGGGGCGCATCTTGCGCAAAAGCCTTAACCTGTTCAACCAGATACTTCGCTTCATCACTGCCATTGTAGGGAAGCAGCAGATATCGCCACAGATGGCGGCAACGCAGCGCCAACTCCTCACGGGTGTAGGTCGAGACAATCTGGGGCCGGAGGATCATGATCGGCTTTTTGAGAGATTTAATCAGGCCCAGGCTCGTGCTACCGAACATTTTTTCTTGGACTAAATTTTTGATGGGGGTGCCCACCAAGATGACATCACATTGATATTGCTCAATGACTTGGGGAATATTATCAAGGGCATTCCCAGAAACAATTTCTACTTTTACATCTGCACCAGCCGGCACCTGAGTTAGGGCCTTGGAAAGATGGGCTTGGGCAGCGGCAACCTTTTCTTTGTCAATGCGGGGGATATTACCTTCCGTCCAGAGGGGCACACTATGAAAAAAAACAATCCGGGATAGTCCTCCCTGTACCAGATTTGCGATGCAGCCAGTGAGTCGATCTAAGCCATCGGAAAAATCTGTACAGACTAAGGCGCTATGAAACATGGCAATATCGCTAAAACTTGTGGGATAAGAATCAAAATTTTCTTTACGGTAGCACTTCTCTCTCAGGATGTTGAACTGCAATTCAATAAATCATTTGGAATTTTTTCCCTACCCCCGCATCCCTAGCATGATGCTTTCGTGATCAGGCTCGAGAAGGAGGCCAGTGAAAAATATTCACGTTTACCAGTGGATGCTTTGGGTCAGAATAAACCTAACTTTTAATGCTGTTTCCAGCGTTTGGACTATCCCCTAGAGTCCCCATTGGTGCTTGATTACCTCTTTGTACATATTTTCCCGTGAGAGCATTTGTTCATAAAGTTTCACGAGATGTTCTAGGGCTTGCTCACGATTCATCTGTTGCACTTGGCTTTCGAAGGAACGGAGGCTGAATTGTTGCTCTAATGAGAGTTCGTTGTTTGTTGGAAACATAGTTATCTCCTGAACAGTTTTGACTATCAATACTGGGCTGAATTTCTCCTGATGCAGAAATGCCAGGCCAACTATTACATATTGTAAACAATTATTGACAACTGTGTGATTGTGTTAATTCGTTTTTAGCGATTCTTCTCCCCGTAAGTTGCTCAAAGTGAACAAAGCAATGAGTAAAAATACTTGTTTGTCTGGATTTCTAGATAAAATTGGAAAATATTAGGGATAGCCCAACCAGCAATAGGGGGAAATGTCTTAGTGGTGCAGGAATTTCGTTTGGGATGTGCGGTCTGGGCCTACCGCGGTTGGTTAGGGGATTTTTACCCCAGAGGCAGTGCCGCGAAGGATTTTTTGAGGCTCTATGGCGATCGCCTCCATGCCGTGGAAGGAAATACAACATTTTATGCGGTGCCCTCTGCCGAAACAGTGACACGCTGGCGGGAACAAACGCCCCCCGAATTCCGCTTTTGTTTGAAATTTCCCCAGACCGTGACCCACCAAGGCCCATTAATGGCTCAATTAGACCAAGCAAAGGCGTTTATCGACCGGGTTGAGCCCTTAGGCGATCGCCTAGGCTGTATCTTTGCCCAGCTTCCCCCTTACTATTCCCCGAATTACTATGGCGATCTACAAGCATTTCTACTCGCTTTAGCAGATTGTCCCATCACCCTAGGTGTGGAAGTACGCCACCTCGACTGGTTTCAAGCGCCCCACCGCGATCGCCTCGACGCCCTCCTCGCCCATCATGGCGTGAGTAAAGTGCTATTAGATACCCGCCCAATTTACAACTGCTCCGATAATCCCCAGGCCCATTCCCAACGTCCCAAACCAGAAGTGCCCTTGATCCCAACAGTAACGAACCAGAAGGCCATTGTCCGCTTCATCAGCCACCCCAAACGTTCCTTAAATCAGCCCTACTTTGAGCAGTGGTGTCAGCAGATTCAACAATGGTATGCCGCCGGCTACTCTACTTATTTCTTCATGCACTGTCCCATCGAAGATCACTCCCCCGGCCATGCCCTCTACTTTCAAGAAAAACTGCAACAGTCCCAAATTCCCGTGCCACCTCTCCCCTGGCAGAAACTCATCCCCGAACCCGAACAACTCAGTCTCTTCTAAAAACATCGCCTTCCAACATTCAACATCTTATTCCGGCATTCTCCTACCCATACAACCTCGCTCACCGCAAAATTAAAGGCCCGTTTTTCAGTAAAGCGACCAGCAACTGAGAAAAATCTTGGTTCGAGTTCCTCAGGACGGCACCAAACCCAAGACCCCCCTTAGCCCCTGTAGATGTTAAAAACTGTTACGAAACAACAAGGAGAGGTGACACAGTAACGCAAAATATTTGCGGATGGCTGTAGGAAAACCTAGGACAGTGTCGGCTTATTTCTCTGATGAAATATTTAGATAGTAATCCGGACGCTTAGGCGCCTCATACACCCACAATGTTGGTTTTAATTTGAGCAATATAAAGCAAATTAAAGAAAGCCACCATTTATTTGATAAAAAACCAGTTTAAATCTAAAATCTGGTAATTATTTACTTTATTTAGTCTCATATCTAGAGGAGGAATCCATAGATGAGTATTGTCACGAAATCCATCGTGAATGCCGACGCTGAAGCTCGTTACCTCAGCCCCGGTGAACTCGATCGCATCAAAGCTTTTGTTACTTCTGGTGAAAGCCGTCTTCGGATCGCTGAAACCCTGACTGGCTCCCGTGAGCGCATCATCAAATCTGCTGGTGATGCCCTCTTCCAGAAGCGCCCTGACGTTGTTTCTCCCGGCGGTAACGCTTACGGCGAAGAAATGACTGCAACTTGCCTCCGTGACATGGACTACTATCTCCGTCTGATCACCTACGGTGTCGTTGCTGGTGATGTAACTCCAATCGAAGAAATCGGTCT
Coding sequences within:
- a CDS encoding allophycocyanin subunit alpha, producing MSIVTKSIVNADAEARYLSPGELDRIKAFVTSGESRLRIAETLTGSRERIIKSAGDALFQKRPDVVSPGGNAYGEEMTATCLRDMDYYLRLITYGVVAGDVTPIEEIGLVGVREMYKSLGTPVDAVAQAVREMKAVATGMMSGDDAAEAGAYFDYVIGAME